The Rhodamnia argentea isolate NSW1041297 chromosome 7, ASM2092103v1, whole genome shotgun sequence genome contains the following window.
TTCGCTGCCGTcactatcatttttcttttctgcaatACCAACACTCTGCTATACGACACTTCTTGGGTTAAGTTGGAGCTGTAGCTTGGTAGATTATGTGGCAGTTGTTGATGCAACATTGTACACGAAGAAATACTTACATACTTGTTTTCATGTATACCAATCAATAGATAGATTCTTCACCATTCAGCGTCAAGTTCTGCATTGAATTATACGAAATGCGTACTCAAAGCTATGTATTTGGTGGGGGTTTCAGATTGTTTGTCTTGAGTTGCTGCGTCGGAGAGAAAGAATGGCGGTTAAGAGTTGCCCGTTTTGTGACCCCTCTTGTGACACTGCTTGATACAAAACGATGACTCGACGTTTTACGTCACTATTACAGTCGAGTAAGAATGTTCCAACATGGCAAGAGAGGGCCCAATAAAGCACAGCTTAGGGATGGACTGATCGTCCCGAGCCGACCACGCTTTGAATGATAGCCAGGGATTCTTATTAAGTCCATTCGATTTTTAGTTTCATCTAACATGGAAATTGGCTGAAAGTGTTATTGAGAGGTGGCAAGTCAATGGAAAGGGAGTTTGCACACGATCTTGATATCAAGGATCCTTCACTCTCATAAAATCACAGTTCAGAATCTTCAGATGGTGTGGTGGGTCATCTCCTAATTCCCCGAGGTAGGGTAATCTCTTCATGGGCAGTCACTGAAATGTCCATCTATATCCACATCAAACTGGCATTGTAGGAGAAGTGATCAAAGCTTTAacatataatattttcatgagTTTGAGCATgccctgatttttttattaactttaaTTATTCTGGACGAATTCAAGACTTTTTGAGAATGGTGGTAAGCATGTTGCTCCAATTAGTACGGTGGACATCATATGCTTATGAGAATCTACACGATTGAATTGGAGTGAATTGGAAGGCTTAATCACCAATTGATTACTCAATGAACTGGTCGATTTGTAAATAACGGACACCTCTCTTTAATGGCATGAGTGCTTATGTAGTGAAAATTtatctaggttttttttttaactatttaacCCTAaacaatttcataatttttaagggaatattccaaataagggtatgaagtgccctcattttctgaaaaaaaaaaaaaactgaagtggattttgtttcaaataaggacttgaagtgttttcattttctcaaataaggtctTGAAGTGGTTATGACATTCTCAAATAAGGAACTAACCTTACCGGTTGATCAATGGCTTTTTCCGTTCTTtaacttttatatatatatttttcttttcccatttcctttttttctttgttgcaaCAGGCAAGGGTCCCAACCCTTGCCTAGCCCTCGCCGGTGATCATTCATCACCTAAGATTGGCCATCggggaaaagggagagaaaaaggaaagaaaaatggaaacaataaaaatatttagaaaacattaaagatgaaaatgccctgGCCGACTGAAAGATTTGGCCCGCCAAAGAGATCAAGCCCTTCTATTTGacatttcaaattcttatttggtattttccttagttttcaGTCTTTTATCGATAAAAGTGTGTAGCggataattccttttttttaactttttttttcctaatgttGGGTGTTGGACACGAGATGGTTTGATTACTTCATCGACCTCTACCTTTAAAAACTTTCAATATCCACTTcaattttcccccttttttttatatttaaaacaagaaagaatTGTTTAATAAGCATTAAAGAAAAGGGGGAATAAGTAATACCCTCACATGCCCGAATCCACTTGCGTCGCCCAAACAATgatggaaaaagagaaaaagatgatCATGATGCTTTCATTTGCTGGGTCACTTTCTTGAGATGGAAGGGGGAGTGGGGAGTAAACTATGCACACTCTTTCTCTCTAATCATGATTATCATTGCCTTATAATAATCAGGTTAAGGAATTGGGTTAGTTTAAGAGCGAAGTACAGAAGTTCCAAGATGGGGCTGATGGGTGGGAAGGAAGGTGCTGAGAAGGAGctcgagagagagatgaaaagaggaaggaCACATAACCCTACATGTGAGCGTGGTTTGGGgacaaagcaaaaaggaaaagcttaGTGCATGCAAACAATTCACATGGCCTGACATGATCCTCTCTCTCCACAATGTTACACACAGCTCATGCCCCAAAAATCCCACTACTCCATCTTATAATATAACGTGTGATCTCTAATTTGTTAATCTTTCTCCCTTTGCCATACTTTGATGTACGATTGATGTAGGCAAGGTGTCGAGTCCATCAGTCCGGGGTTCTCCCGATGCGATATGTGTTAGGAGCGCATAGAAGCCCGATACTTCATCTAGGGGGCGAAAGCAACAGCATAAATGGCCAGAATAGAGCAAACGAAGTGAATAAGCAGATGTCTAGGTGCACGAGGCTCATTCGATTCATTCCGTTTGGCCCCTTCAATGGTGAGCATGTGGCGGTAATCCTACCCCGGACTGTCGAATCGGGTCCGATCCGAAACTGACTCACGAATCGGGTCCCATTAGTCTTGGGGGTCAAAAAAATGGGAGACCCATGGATATCTTTTGTCACTCTGTGTGCTCTCTCTTGCTGTTGCACATGCTTCATGGGAATTATGAAGCTTGCTAGCTAGCTAGCAAAGGACAGTACCCACCATGCATAGGCCCAACATAATGTATTGTATAAAAACTGAGCCACAAGATGGGTGGACCTCACTCGCGTCCACATGAACTCTTCCCTCGTCGAGACATCAGATCATGCATGGCCGATTGGATCGGGCGGCCAGAGATTGGGGTGGGGGGTATTGCAGAGGAATGTTTCCATTGTGGGATATGTGAAATAACCACAGCTGATACTGATACTGATAATGATAATgatagataataataataataataacaaggAGACTATaataagaagaagatgatgaagatgaagatggaagaagccaccaccaccaccagtaAAGAGGGAGGTCACAAGGGCACGTGGGGTTGCAGATTCCtcccctctctccttcctttctcTTTGGGGGGTTCTGATAATAAAAACTACTGAGCGACTTTCCAGTAATACCGTTGAGTCCCAACCTCCCTCCTCCAGCTGTTCCATAGCTGTCCAATCTCTCCCCCCATGTGACCCCACTGCACAtccccacagagagagagagagagattgtttttCTGATAGAtttatcaccatcatcatcaacaagCCCAGATCAAAAGGGGGGGAATTTGATAAGAAGGGACCAGAGCCCATGAAGAAGACTAGGATGATGTTCTCTTCTTGTTGGTGTCCTTGCTGCTTCCCTTCTGCAGGAACATTCTCTCCCTTGTGAGTTGTATTTATATGGAGCTCCCTTAGAGATCATCATTCGGTTTGGTTGTTCTTGTGTCAGTTGGAAATTTCCTTGGGATTGGTGTGGTGTGTGTCCCTCCTCTCCTTCTGTTTTTTCTCCCCCAGCTTTGGCCCTTAATTTTAGAGGGATTGCAACCGATTTTGATCCAGTTAAGGCTGTCTAGCAGTTAGCATCTGTTTGGATTGGGGGTGGCATTGTGTGGCATTGTGTGGCGTTTTGGATTATACAATGGCACAGTTGCCTCCTAAGATCCCAAACATGACCCCCAGTTGGCCTGACTTccccctccaccaccaccagaAATTCCCCTTCATGGGGCCTCACCAATCGCCCCTCGTCCTCAATCCGGCCACTGCCGCCGCCCAGAACAACCCTTCTTGGGTCGATGAGTTCCTCGACTTCTCGGCCGCCCGCCGTGGGTCCCACCGCAGGTCCGCGAGTGACTCCATCGCCTTCCTTGAGGCACCCCCGCTGCTCGAGCATTGCCGGAACGCAAGCGCGCCGGGTTCCGGAGCCAACAGCGGCGGCGGCCACAACCACCACGAGTTTGACCGGTTTGACGACGAGCAGTTCATGTCGATGTTCACCGATGAGATCTCCCCGTCGACCGTGGTGGTGGTACCCCGGACGGGGTCATCGTCGAACCCATCATCGCCGTCCGATCACAACAGCATCAACGAGGAGAAGCAGGCGGATCAGAAGCACCAccaacagcagcaacagcagcagcagccaaaGAATGAGCCTGAGGAAGTCCAAAGCCCCTGCCAATCTGACTCACAGGCCACCACTCCACCCAATTCAAACCCAGCCAATTCTGCCGAGAGGATCATTGATCCCAAAAGGGTCAAGAGGTAACCATAATCATTCAACACCATTCACCACAAAAATTCATCTCAAACCAATTAAATGACCACGGATTATTACAATGCAGCTGACAATAATTGATGATAATAATTCTCTCCTGTTGTCCTTGGTTATAAATATTCATCATCAAGCAGAAGCGGCATGCTATCTCAGAACATGCATGCAATTACTCCTTTCTCATTAAAACAAGCTAGAGTAGGGTTTACTCTCGCAGAATAATGCATTGAGTTTGACTCATAAAACAGGTTTTGAGTGacaattcttttttcctttttttttttctgggtggGGATTTTGGGATGGAATTAGAATCTTAGCAAACAGACAGTCTGCTCAAAGATCAAGGGTGAGGAAGCTGCAATACATATCGGAGCTCGAACGTAGCGTCAACTCGTTGCAAGTACGTACTTAACTGAAGAACCACTGTCATTTTTGTATTACACATGGATTGATGGAATGGCCGAGAATTAGCGTCGACTGCGCGTgacatttgattttgtttttcgtGCATGACCGCCATTGAAGGCCGAAGTTTCAGTGCTGTCGCCAAGGGTTGCCTTCTTAGACCATCAACGCTTGCTCTTGAACGTGGATAACAGTGCTCTCAAGCAAAGAATCGCAGCTTTGGCCCAAGACAAGATCTTCAAAGATGGTTAGTGAATTATTATGCCCCCCTTCCAATTTTTTCCGTATTAAACTTACTTATCACCGACTTTGCAATTATATCTCTAAGTTCTGAAGCAAAACATGTGTGAGCTCATAATAATCTAAATAATGCTAGGTATACTAAAACTCGTTCATACAGTCGGTATATACTAATTAAGCGATATTAATTAGAGATGCTCGTATAAAGTATTGACTAGGACTCGCTTGTTTAAACGCTTGCATCGATTTTCTATGCCGGTTTTGTTATTTACAAATGTATGCATATTAATCTAATGAGAATATAGATAGATACCCATTATGTCTATTGATCCTACATTGAATTTGCAAGGGAGGAACATTGACTTTTTAGCCTAATGATGATCAGTTTCGATATCAGATCGATTACATGTGGGAATGGAACATAATCAATAGGACAGGTACTCGTGCATGCATGTGTTCTCCCCACGTACGAACATGTTGCTTGTTTTGCATACCaataccaccaccaccaatagttaaatttaacttttttgtttcttttctctcatttttctttgaattattgaaattattttcctttgttgcaGCACATCAAGAAGCATTGAAGAGGGAAATAGAGAGGTTGAGGCAAGTTTACCACCAGCAAAGCCTCCAGAAGATGGaaaacaacaacagcaacagcaacaacaacaccAACAACGACGCATCCgcaccatctcctcctcctcctcctcctcctcctccaccttcatCGTCTAAGCCCAACAATCCTCCATTGGAGCACAGTAAGGAGCAGCTTCTCAGCGCCTGACCTTTTTTGACTCCTGTCCCCAGCTTTGTACCTTAACATTACTATCATTATTCCCCCAAGTCTAACTTTTTCCccccagaaaaaaaaacaaaaaggggacagagagagagtgaaattAGCCTTCCAAgttcaactcttttttttttctccttgaacTTTCCAACATAAAATGATCTCCTTCCATCTAATTGGGTATTCATATCTCTATCTATATCTAatatttatggaaaaaaaaaaaagttgggtattcattgatttttttatgtggAAATTCCATGTGTTGAGCCAGCTTGATGGGctcgtcttctccttctccttctccctctctctctctctatctcttgctctctctttcgATCTGACGATGATCTGTGAATTCACGTGATGTGTCCACATCGCGTGGGGACCGATCAAAGGCGACATGATTGGAGGTCAGAGACAAACACGTGCAGCTGTGATtgaagggaggaagaagaagcggggaaaaggaaaagaaaatggttgaTGCTTTGCTCTCTcgagatgtaaaaaaaaaaaaaaaacagagtatAAAATGTTGTCTCCTGCTTTATCTGATTAGGTAGGGTGTGGtgctggtggtggtgatgattgtgtatttttaatttatttaattatcttatcATCCaattaaattttctctttttttctccaaaaaaaaaaagagttgtaagtttttgaattttgagtcATGTTGGAGGGTAGTGGGTTTTGTGttcttaattttctctttttcttttttttctttttttgaatttattttgacCTTGCAGTTGGGGGAGGATATGATGTTTTGGTAGAATTTATTTTAGACTCGTGtaactttttttcactttcggtGCATTTGGTCCGTCGATGTAATGTGCATTTAGTGTTTATTTGAGATGTGATATTGCAGAAATTTGTAAATATTAAGTTCTGGTGCAAGCCTTTGCAGTAGATGATTGATTGTCGCCAAACTTTACAAGAAACGATCAGCGTAAACGGAAACTATAAACATCGTTTGCTCCTGTCGATaccaaaaaaatgtccaagtgtTGTAGCCGACCTGTTAGAAGGTATCGGCGGAGAAGAAAATGGCCGTGTTGAGAACAATTAGTCGAAATGGTGCAGATGGTCGACAAGAATGCTGTCTAGAGAGGATTCAATTTGATATACTCTAAGAGTTGGAGCAAACGTTCGTAAAACGAGAAAGACAGCTTCGGCTGGGGAAGAGTGCGAGATGTAACTGTCAAGGTGGTGGAGTCGATGTAACATTTATAGTAGCGGATATAGTGTGACTAATGATAGCTGCATGTAGGATTAGGCAGATATTCGTAGGTTTAAATTCAGTAATTGTTTATGTCACCATCgattatttattataaatatccAAGGGCATTTTTTGTAAAGGATCTCTAAACTCAacgtatttttaaaatttattttttgtcctgTAATTCACAATGGGTGTCAAAATCGAACTGGAAAATCCAACCGAATCGCTAACCGAACTAAAAATTTCGTGTGTTTCTGTTCAGCTCGATATTTAGTTtaggtaattgaaaaataaccattcttttttttctagttcattCGGTTAGGTTAACCAAATCGCactaaaaatctccaaaataacCAAATCTCTTCTCGAACCCCGTCGAACCTCAAccccaagaaaggaaaaaaagaaaagaaaagaaagaaaaaagaaaaagtaaaaatataaatcCAAAATCGAATCGAACTAAATTTTTGGTTCATTTCATATTCAGCTTAGGGCGAGATTTGGTTCAATTCAAGCTTATACCCCCgatggttcggttcgattcaatgttttgaaaaataacatCGAACCAAACCGAAATATTGACACCCTAATTTACATCGCTTGTAACTATTGCTCTTGGTGTTCATACTTTAAACTTcttgtcttttattttcttgttcaaaaTCAGCGAAAAACCCTACacaacttttgtcaatttactcATTGATTTATTCAATTTCTAAAAGGTACATCTTCATCGTTTCAGTGAAACATTTATTGGTATGCCTAGTGACACACATTGTTAATTCGAGGAGATTACGATAAGAGGAGCAAGAAACTAGCAAGAGTCCGACAATAATGCTATTGCTGGCAACAACAACTCATTACCACAAACTGCTAATGAGTCTACCGCTCACTTAGAGTACTCAATCATCGGAAAAGCATTAAAGGGTAATCAACAGGGAGGTGTCGATCTTGTGGGTTTGGTTTGACTTTGCAAATGGACTTTGGGGTAATGCAAATACCTTTTAACTCTAGTgggtttggaaaaatgcaaataggatttggtaaaaaatactttgaaaagcaactttggccTAATTAGTAGTTGTcaagaaaaatttgtaaatgaGCTTTCttacaatatttctttttaaataaaatataattaaaaataaaaaataaaaatcaaacctagggCAAAGAGCGACTGCAGCTAGCGAGCCGGATCTGGTGTCGGCAGCGGTTAGGCGAGGACGCCCGGGGTCGGGGGACCTCCGGCGATGGTTGCCCGGGCTAAGTGACACCAAGTGGTTGTCGCACGACCTCGGCAACGATGCATGAGGTCACATGACCCAGGTGGCCATTGCACAACAAAGGGGATGGCCGCTTAGGGTTGGACGACCCTCGGCTAGGGTCGCCCGGGCTCACACCGCACAGGCAATGGCCATGGCAAGCCGGATCCGGCTCACCGGCAAGTTaggatttcattttctttaatttttttttaaaaaaattatttttaattaaaaaaaatgaggggcaagatcgaaatttgaaagaaaaagtgaaaatatttttgaaagaaaaaaccaTAGCTCAGCATTTTCCCAAATATTGAAAGCTCAATTCTGGGTCTTACCAGAATTGAGCCTGCAGCATTTGGATAAATGCTAAGCTATGATTTTTTGAGCTTTCAACATTCTCAACGCCAACTTTTATTCCAAAGCTCCTTGAGAATGGTTGCCAAACACCTTGCATTTTCCTCAAGGGGCTTTGGAGCTCCAATGGGCTTTGAGAAAGCTAAACCAAACTCACGCTAAGTCACTCCAGTGGAGAATAGCTGAGGGAAGTTAAACCGAATTCCAACATTGTGACAATTATACGGGGTTTTTTATTTTGAGGAATAGCTAAACTACATAGCAAACTACATCGTGAGCCACATGTCAAATCCGATCGAGCCAGTGGCCATCAACGCTCTAAAATGAATAGAAGTATggttggccaatttaatccttccaTTTAATGCAACCTAGTTTGCTGAGAAAGTTCCACATGAATTGGGTATGAATAGGGGTATGGttaggccttttttttattataggaAATCGTATTCCCAATGGATGGATAATCATCTTTTTCTAGAGATTTTAAAGTCCCCGACTTTGCTATTTTCACCGGCAAAGAGAATAGGTTGATTATTGTGCTCATCGATCGATTTACAGCTGAATGTCGAGAAGCAAGAGCAAATGAGTTTTGAAGACTTAGATTATTCCCTTTGTCTCTATCAAGACTACTTTTACTTGACACGCAAATCTACCGCCGAATTTAGTAAATTGTTGGGATGAGATGGAGAGATAATTCAATTCCGAGTTCTATTGAGCGATATGTGAAGAATCAATCGTTGACTTAGCAAGACTATATCAATACCACTATGAGTTTATCGACTAGTTTATTGCTCGATTTAAGAAGGCCAAAAATAGATAGATACTTGCTTCACTTTCTGAGAAAGAATTTACAAATTTGACATTAAATGGATTGGATTTTGATATAAGAGAAAGCCTTAAAACTTTGCCGATCCGATCTAACTGGCGATGACAGTGTATAAGTATGAGcgaataaaagaaagagataagAGGGTTGTATGAAGACGTTACACAAAATGTGACTTTGATGGAAAGATATGAGTCAGGTGATGAATTTAACAAAGACAAACATATTGAAATAGCTATAACAAAAATGTTACTCGACACACCTCGCGTTTGTctatcctttgtttttttttttttttggtccaaatgttTGTCCATCCTTAAAACCctcgaaaacaaaagaaataataatggTTAAGGTGACGAAATCTTTCATTTACTAAGCCAAGTAATTCCAAGTAAAGAAGACTcagtaaacaaaaaatattgcaAGTGGGACCATTCATGGAGCCATTACATAATTTAATGATATCGTTTTAAGGAAACCATTCAGGAAGCAATtcggcaaggaaaaaaaattcaaacttctgACGATAACGGGGTATATGATGACTCATGATAGGGAGTGTATGttgacgcaaaaaaaaaaaaaatgcctaagCTTTGGGGTCGACAGTTTATTTAACAGAAACGTGCTAGAGGTACAAGAGGCGCAGAATATGGTAATGTCGAGAACAATTAGCGGACATTAGAGCAGTTGGTCAACGAGAAGACGCACTTTAGTTAACAGAGGTTTCCACGAGAATAGTCAAGTGTTAGCGCAAAGAGTAGGTGAATGAAGAAGACCAGTTTGGCGAATCGGGCATAGCACAGGACGTAACAGTAACCGTAACTGTTACGGTAGTAATATTAAGCCATAACTGTCAAGACAGTTGAGTCGATATAGCGCTCAAGATATGCGTACGTTAATTTCTTAACAAGTAATACGTTCAAATATATGAATAATTAAACACTCGACCGAGTTGAGAATTTGCGAGCTTGCCAAGGTACTCTAGTAGCTTGACCTTGATCCGAAATCAAATGAGTTGATCTCGAGTAGAATAAGTAATTGCAGGAGTGAAATATTgctataatttgaaaaaacaaggagCAAGCCCCaaccattaaaaaaagagagaaaaaaatacatattttttatatttatcggATCACACAAAGGGATTCACAAATAAAAGCGCTAGGGCTACAACCAATCCATAAATTGTTAACGCTTCCATAAAAGCCAAATAAGCAATAAAGTATCTCGTATTTTTCCCTCTGTCTCGGGCTGTCTTGCGATACCTTATGCAGCTCGGCTCGCAGCAGTGCATTGACTAATTGTAGGTCCAATAGAAGCAAGCCCAACAACTAACCCAGCAGCAATAACGGAAGCAGCAGAAATTAGTGGATTCATAATAAGTTATTTGATTTCGAGTACCTGTCGACATCGAGCCGAACTATTTGTGAGTAACTTAGTTCGATCCACCCCGTGCAAATCTCACAAATTGACTTGCCAAGATGGGCTGGGTTCCATCTAGATGGCCTATGATTGTGGGCTTAAGAAGAACAAAATCCTAGTACGATAAACAACTTTGGGCCAATCGACCCAACAAATATGAAGACCACGAACAAGACATCCCATTCCCAAGCAGCAAAAGAGGACCCCATATTAGATAGAGATTGCATTTTATCATCTTTTTAATAAGCAATCCCACTTATGAACTCTTTTTCAACTTGTTGACACCGCAAATCGGTTTGGGCTGCAAATGGTTATAAAGCCCACGAGAACATTAGTTCGTATAAAAGCCCGCAAAAAGGTATGTGTTTGGTGGCAGAGAGCACGCAAACTGATCGGTGACACACCGGTGACATCCCGTGATCAGTATGTCGTGCCGACAATTATGAGGAGTAGTTGAGTTAGTGCTTTTAAACGTTTAGATGATAAGAAAAGCAGTTATCGAAGCAAATCCGAAAATTTGGGGATAAGGTGCACGAGTTTTAACCGCAAGCGCCGGTACGGTTATACTTTGTACTAGACTATAAATAGACGGAGACGACTCTTTGTAAAAGACCAATCAATCACAATGAAAAACACTTATCTTTTGCTCGGCATTTTACGTTACTTGCATTGCATCTATCTTTTTTATCGCACTTTACTTTGATTGTCCTGCCTATCTTTCGCCATTTATTTACTTCCTGTCCGGAATCGTCACGAAAAACCTATTAAAACAATAAATCCAAAAGCTCTACACTTTCCGGAGAAACACGGcctaataaaaagaataaagattATGAGAACAGATTTGTACTTGGGAGTTGGGACACACATAAATCTTGTAGAGaacacaaatatttttttctagtcGGGCTTCGTCACTGAGGGATGTTGGGAGTGTTTTATGACGTGAGTAAGACACTTCTTCTTGTGTAGCATCTGTTAAACTGTGCAAATCAAACTTTAAGAAGGCAGACACCATGTTTTGTGTCTGCAATTCTTGAGGGTTGCTTCTGTGATCCCtgatcttaaattattttttggtattggGCCGCATGATTCTATCCTTTGGATGGACAATGAAGGCACACATCTTAAGAGTGCCCTTTGCATTTAAACTTAGCACGCTCTCTGTTGGAGTTCTAACGCTAAACTTTGCAGTTACACCAAAAGATAGCCCGCCGTGAGTTTTAATGCTTAAACTTTGCCCAAGGCACAAGGGCACGAAAATACACTTTCGAGTAGGCTTTGGACAAAGCTATTTGGACATAGAGCTTAGGCTCGAAAAGTTTTGTGCATAATTACCTTGTTACAAGTGGGGTTAAGCAAAGAGCGTACGCTCGACCTCACGGCCTGACTTGCCCATGAATCTCTCACTAATTTTATAACTCGTGTGACTCTGTTAGGAGTGCAATCAGATCTTATTTCTTATCACTCTTTTAACTTTAGTAAAACTCTTTCTATGACGTCTTCAGTCACTAGTTTCATCGATGTAAATCTAACATGTTTTTCAAAGCCAATCAAGAAAAACCCAATGCTGGTGTAGATAATCTAATTTGCTCGAGATCGGGCTTTGGATCAACAGCATAAGTCGACATCTCAGCTTCGGTTTTGCTATTTATGGCAATTTCGATGGACATGATCGAAATGTCCTGCAAGTTTCAAGGACTTGCTCGGACAAATTAACAGTTGG
Protein-coding sequences here:
- the LOC115746782 gene encoding basic leucine zipper 34-like; amino-acid sequence: MAQLPPKIPNMTPSWPDFPLHHHQKFPFMGPHQSPLVLNPATAAAQNNPSWVDEFLDFSAARRGSHRRSASDSIAFLEAPPLLEHCRNASAPGSGANSGGGHNHHEFDRFDDEQFMSMFTDEISPSTVVVVPRTGSSSNPSSPSDHNSINEEKQADQKHHQQQQQQQQPKNEPEEVQSPCQSDSQATTPPNSNPANSAERIIDPKRVKRILANRQSAQRSRVRKLQYISELERSVNSLQAEVSVLSPRVAFLDHQRLLLNVDNSALKQRIAALAQDKIFKDAHQEALKREIERLRQVYHQQSLQKMENNNSNSNNNTNNDASAPSPPPPPPPPPPSSSKPNNPPLEHSKEQLLSA